The proteins below come from a single Lentimicrobiaceae bacterium genomic window:
- a CDS encoding YdeI/OmpD-associated family protein: MKELEHLFFESRESFRLWLETNHEKSPGIWMIFYKKHLKAEGITYHEALEEALCFGWIDSLIKKVNNDQYVRKFTPRTNISNWSDLNKNIVMSLIQRGKMTKAGLEKVDVYLKTGEIDWESRPLKKQSKELDTAIPDFMLKAFAENEPALTNFHQLAPTYQRHYILWITTAKREETVMLRLKESIKLLIENKKLGMK; the protein is encoded by the coding sequence ATGAAAGAGCTTGAACATTTATTTTTTGAGAGTCGCGAATCTTTTCGCCTTTGGTTAGAAACTAATCATGAAAAGAGCCCGGGCATTTGGATGATATTTTATAAAAAGCATCTGAAGGCAGAGGGTATCACATACCATGAAGCCCTGGAAGAGGCGCTCTGTTTCGGGTGGATTGACAGCTTGATTAAAAAAGTAAACAACGACCAATATGTGCGAAAATTTACACCAAGGACAAATATTTCCAATTGGTCTGACCTCAACAAAAACATAGTCATGTCGCTCATTCAAAGGGGCAAAATGACCAAAGCCGGGCTTGAAAAGGTGGATGTTTACTTAAAAACAGGGGAAATTGACTGGGAGAGCAGGCCCTTAAAAAAGCAAAGCAAAGAACTTGATACAGCTATCCCTGATTTTATGCTGAAAGCATTTGCTGAAAATGAACCCGCATTGACAAACTTTCATCAACTGGCCCCCACATATCAACGACATTATATTCTCTGGATAACCACAGCCAAAAGAGAAGAAACCGTTATGCTCAGGTTGAAAGAGTCAATAAAACTGTTAATAGAAAACAAAAAGCTGGGAATGAAATAG
- a CDS encoding PAS domain S-box protein, protein MTDNYLKKELYELIKSDESIFDFIQASSLDGLWYWDIENPENEWMNPKFWTVLGYNPEEMPHKSSAWQNIINPDDLKVALDNFTKHCEDPAHPYDQIVRYTHKNGSTIWIRCRGLAIRDESGKPIRMLGAHHDITDIKNVEQQLKKARENEEESKLKFQNAFEHSGIGMALVNTQKRFTKVNKFFCRMLEYTNVELENMFIEDVTYFDDKNIGQDELAACVQGKLARFSVSKRYVTKTGRIVWGNLNVAIVRGPDLSKSFFIAQIVDITRQIEYQQSLLQAKELAEKNEVQNRAILQTAYDGFWLTDFKGNIFEVNDAYCKMSGYTRQELLTMRISDIEANESALEVDNHMIKVLKKGEDRFLSVHRKKDGSVYNVEASVKVVPELNERIVVFLRDITGFLKAEQQLINALESMEDSEKKYRGLFSNLISAFGLHEMIFNEKGEPLDYILLEVNPMWEKVVGIEASSVIGKSIREIMPAIEQSWIDRYGKIVLTGMSEEFVDYNEATQKYFNVFAYKLEGNKFAVVFNDVTEKKRFELEMIKAKEKAEESERLQLLQNKEIEQQNERLESLLRISQLQTTSIQELLDYALEEAIKLTYSKIGYIYFYNETTRQFILNTWSKEVMNECTVRDPQITYDLDKTGCWGEAVRQRKPIVLNNYAEDNPIKHGTPRGHIQLSKFLTIPVIIGERIVAVAGVANKEQDYNNADIRQLTLLMDAVWKISERISLIENLEKAKEKAEESDRLKSAFLANMSHEIRTPMNGILGFTNLLLKPDLNNEEKENYIKIVHKSGQRMLNTVNDIIEISKLEAGLADLRYEAVDFNKRVVELVQFFTQEASEKGLKLSLEKLLPEENRNLNTDKNKLDSILTNLIKNAIKYTQAGTISISCQIQASVIEFYIKDTGIGIPANRLNAIFNRFEQADIRDTKVFEGSGLGLAIAKSYVEMLGGKIWVESEEGKGSTFYFTLPAAKSEEKQANADAVLSDNGNLNSKTKGLKVLIAEDDEVSMNYLSILLKDCGKQILMAETGKEAVELCLRHPDIDLILMDIQMPEMGGYEASRQIREFNKEVIIIAQTAYALSGDREKVMAAGCNDYISKPVKKEVLQSLIEKYFG, encoded by the coding sequence ACCCTGATGATTTAAAAGTTGCATTGGATAATTTTACAAAACATTGCGAAGATCCTGCTCATCCGTACGATCAGATTGTAAGATACACGCATAAAAACGGATCAACGATATGGATTCGTTGCCGCGGTTTGGCTATCCGGGATGAAAGTGGAAAACCAATCAGAATGTTGGGGGCACATCATGATATTACAGACATTAAGAATGTTGAACAGCAATTAAAAAAAGCCAGGGAGAACGAAGAAGAAAGTAAACTGAAATTTCAAAACGCTTTTGAACATTCGGGAATCGGAATGGCTTTGGTGAATACACAAAAGCGATTCACAAAGGTCAACAAGTTTTTTTGCAGGATGTTGGAGTATACCAATGTGGAACTTGAAAATATGTTTATTGAGGATGTTACTTATTTTGACGATAAAAATATTGGACAGGATGAGCTGGCTGCCTGTGTTCAAGGTAAACTGGCGCGCTTTAGCGTTTCAAAAAGATATGTGACGAAAACAGGGCGTATTGTTTGGGGAAATTTAAATGTAGCCATTGTCAGAGGACCCGATTTGTCGAAATCTTTTTTTATTGCACAGATTGTAGATATTACACGGCAAATAGAATACCAGCAGAGTTTGCTTCAGGCTAAGGAACTTGCAGAAAAAAACGAGGTTCAAAACAGGGCAATTCTTCAAACAGCCTATGACGGGTTTTGGTTAACCGATTTCAAGGGAAATATTTTTGAAGTAAATGATGCCTATTGTAAAATGAGCGGATATACCCGGCAGGAACTACTCACCATGAGAATATCTGATATAGAAGCCAACGAATCAGCGCTTGAAGTAGATAATCACATGATAAAAGTGCTGAAAAAGGGAGAAGATAGATTTTTATCAGTGCATCGTAAAAAAGATGGAAGTGTTTACAATGTAGAAGCGAGTGTAAAAGTTGTACCGGAATTAAATGAAAGAATAGTCGTTTTTTTAAGAGATATTACCGGGTTTTTAAAAGCCGAACAGCAATTGATCAATGCCCTGGAAAGTATGGAGGATAGCGAGAAAAAATACAGGGGGCTGTTTTCCAACTTGATAAGTGCGTTTGGGCTGCATGAAATGATATTCAACGAAAAGGGAGAACCACTTGATTATATCCTTTTGGAAGTGAACCCGATGTGGGAAAAAGTGGTTGGAATAGAGGCTTCATCTGTTATTGGCAAATCAATCAGAGAAATTATGCCTGCTATTGAGCAAAGTTGGATTGACAGGTACGGGAAAATTGTGTTAACGGGAATGTCTGAGGAATTTGTTGATTACAACGAGGCTACCCAAAAATACTTTAATGTTTTTGCATATAAGCTGGAGGGAAACAAGTTTGCGGTAGTTTTTAACGATGTTACTGAAAAAAAGCGTTTTGAGCTGGAAATGATTAAAGCCAAGGAAAAGGCCGAAGAAAGCGAACGGTTACAACTTCTTCAAAATAAGGAGATAGAGCAACAAAACGAGCGGCTGGAAAGTTTGCTGCGAATTTCTCAACTACAAACTACATCCATACAGGAGCTTCTGGATTATGCACTCGAAGAAGCCATTAAATTGACCTACAGTAAAATAGGATATATTTATTTCTATAATGAAACTACCCGGCAGTTTATTCTTAACACCTGGTCGAAGGAGGTGATGAATGAATGCACGGTAAGGGATCCGCAAATTACTTACGATCTGGACAAAACAGGCTGCTGGGGAGAAGCTGTCAGGCAACGGAAACCTATTGTATTGAACAATTATGCTGAAGATAATCCGATAAAGCATGGCACTCCCCGGGGACATATCCAATTGTCGAAATTCCTGACCATCCCCGTTATAATCGGTGAAAGAATTGTTGCGGTAGCAGGTGTAGCCAATAAAGAACAGGATTACAATAATGCTGACATTCGCCAGCTGACACTTCTGATGGACGCTGTCTGGAAGATTTCAGAAAGAATTTCATTAATCGAAAATCTTGAGAAAGCCAAAGAAAAGGCCGAAGAAAGCGACCGCCTGAAGTCAGCCTTCCTGGCCAACATGAGCCATGAAATACGCACCCCCATGAACGGTATACTTGGTTTTACAAACCTGCTTTTAAAACCTGATTTAAACAATGAAGAAAAAGAAAACTATATTAAAATCGTTCATAAAAGCGGGCAGCGTATGCTGAACACCGTGAATGATATTATCGAAATCTCAAAATTAGAAGCCGGATTGGCAGACCTCAGGTATGAAGCTGTTGATTTTAATAAAAGGGTTGTTGAATTGGTTCAATTCTTTACGCAGGAAGCATCAGAAAAAGGATTGAAACTGAGTTTGGAAAAATTACTTCCTGAAGAAAACAGAAATCTTAATACCGATAAAAATAAACTGGATTCCATCCTTACAAACCTTATCAAAAACGCCATCAAATACACGCAGGCCGGAACAATTTCTATCAGCTGTCAAATTCAGGCGTCTGTTATTGAATTTTATATAAAAGATACTGGTATTGGTATTCCGGCCAATCGTCTCAATGCCATATTTAATCGTTTCGAACAGGCCGATATCCGGGATACAAAGGTTTTTGAAGGTTCGGGATTAGGTCTGGCAATTGCAAAATCTTATGTTGAGATGCTAGGCGGCAAAATATGGGTCGAAAGTGAAGAGGGAAAAGGCTCAACATTTTATTTTACCTTGCCTGCTGCGAAATCAGAAGAGAAACAGGCCAATGCTGATGCAGTCTTATCGGATAATGGCAATTTAAATTCCAAAACAAAAGGACTGAAAGTTTTGATTGCTGAAGATGATGAGGTGTCCATGAACTATCTTTCCATTCTGTTGAAGGATTGTGGCAAACAGATATTAATGGCGGAAACCGGAAAGGAAGCCGTAGAACTTTGCCTTCGTCATCCTGACATTGATTTAATCCTGATGGATATTCAAATGCCTGAAATGGGCGGTTATGAAGCCTCCCGGCAAATCAGGGAGTTCAACAAGGAGGTAATCATCATAGCCCAAACAGCATATGCACTTTCAGGCGACCGCGAAAAAGTAATGGCAGCAGGCTGTAATGATTATATATCGAAACCTGTAAAAAAAGAGGTATTACAAAGCTTGATTGAAAAGTATTTCGGGTAG